The Thermoflavifilum sp. genome contains a region encoding:
- the rpsC gene encoding 30S ribosomal protein S3 encodes MGQKTNPIGNRLGIIRGWDSNWYGNKHDFAPKLIEDHKIRTYLDARISRGGISRVVIERTLNKLIITIHTSKPGIIIGKGGGEVDRIKEELKKLTGKEDVQINILEIRRPETDARIVAETIARQIESRVNYKRAIKMAIATTMRMGAEGIKVKVSGRLGGAEIARSEEIKQGRVPLHTFRMDIDYACLFAQTVYGKIGVKVWICKGEVLGKRDLDPNFVGARDHGRERRGRERDRRK; translated from the coding sequence GTGGGTCAAAAAACAAATCCAATCGGCAACAGATTAGGCATCATCAGGGGATGGGATTCCAATTGGTACGGCAATAAACATGATTTTGCCCCCAAACTGATCGAAGATCATAAAATCCGTACTTATCTGGATGCCCGGATCAGTCGGGGAGGCATATCGCGCGTAGTGATTGAACGAACTTTAAACAAACTCATTATCACCATCCATACTTCCAAGCCCGGAATCATCATCGGTAAGGGGGGCGGAGAGGTAGATCGCATCAAAGAAGAACTCAAGAAACTTACGGGTAAAGAAGATGTGCAGATTAATATCCTTGAAATCCGTCGACCTGAAACGGATGCACGTATTGTTGCCGAAACAATCGCCCGTCAAATTGAAAGCAGGGTAAATTATAAACGAGCCATCAAAATGGCTATCGCTACCACCATGCGGATGGGCGCAGAAGGAATCAAAGTGAAAGTGAGTGGGCGCCTTGGGGGTGCGGAAATTGCCCGTTCCGAAGAAATTAAACAAGGGCGGGTACCCCTGCATACATTCAGAATGGATATTGACTATGCCTGCCTGTTTGCACAAACCGTATATGGAAAAATTGGCGTGAAAGTCTGGATTTGTAAAGGAGAAGTGCTGGGTAAACGGGATCTGGATCCCAACTTCGTAGGGGCACGCGATCATGGCAGGGAACGCAGAGGAAGAGAGCGGGACAGAAGGAAATAA
- the rplP gene encoding 50S ribosomal protein L16: MLQPKRTKHRKMQKGRIKGVAQRGYTLAFGSFGLKALEPHWITDRQIEAARVALTRHMKREGNIWIRVFPDKPITKKPLEVRMGKGKGSPDHWAAVVQPGRILFEADGVPMDVAREALRLAAQKLPIKTKFVVRPDFEAQ; encoded by the coding sequence ATGTTACAGCCTAAACGTACCAAGCACAGGAAAATGCAGAAGGGCCGCATCAAAGGTGTGGCTCAGCGGGGTTATACGCTTGCCTTTGGCTCATTCGGACTTAAGGCGCTGGAACCGCACTGGATCACCGACAGGCAAATTGAAGCTGCTCGTGTGGCGCTAACCCGGCATATGAAGAGAGAAGGTAACATCTGGATTCGTGTTTTCCCCGATAAGCCCATCACCAAAAAGCCATTGGAGGTGAGAATGGGTAAAGGGAAAGGTTCGCCCGACCACTGGGCTGCCGTGGTACAACCCGGTCGCATTTTGTTCGAAGCTGATGGCGTGCCTATGGATGTAGCCAGGGAAGCCCTGCGCCTGGCCGCCCAGAAACTGCCCATTAAAACCAAATTTGTGGTGAGACCTGATTTTGAAGCTCAATAA
- the rpmC gene encoding 50S ribosomal protein L29, producing the protein MAKTKIDVKALSDQDLVQKIAVETLHLKRLKFSHAISPLENPMSIRQTRREIARLKTELRRRQLQTLQTAAIQPENNKQ; encoded by the coding sequence ATGGCCAAGACAAAAATCGATGTAAAAGCGCTCAGCGATCAGGATCTCGTGCAAAAAATTGCCGTGGAAACTTTGCATTTGAAGCGACTGAAATTCAGCCACGCGATTTCCCCCCTGGAAAATCCGATGAGTATCAGGCAAACACGTCGGGAAATTGCGAGGTTGAAAACTGAACTTCGTCGCCGGCAGCTTCAGACCCTGCAAACAGCAGCCATTCAGCCTGAAAACAATAAACAATAA
- the rpsQ gene encoding 30S ribosomal protein S17, with the protein MAERRLRKTRVGVVTSNKMQKTITVSVERRVKHPIYGKFIKKTTKFLAHDENNTCQIGDVVRIMETRPLSKRKCWRLVEIIQRAQ; encoded by the coding sequence ATGGCAGAACGACGTTTAAGAAAAACCCGAGTGGGTGTGGTCACCAGCAATAAAATGCAAAAAACCATCACGGTGAGTGTGGAACGCCGGGTGAAGCATCCGATCTATGGGAAGTTTATCAAGAAAACCACCAAATTTCTGGCACACGACGAAAACAACACTTGCCAGATCGGCGATGTGGTGCGCATCATGGAAACCCGACCGCTGAGCAAAAGAAAATGCTGGCGATTGGTAGAAATCATTCAACGCGCACAATAA
- the rplN gene encoding 50S ribosomal protein L14, translating to MIQQESRLKVADNSGAKEVLCIRVLGNSGQTYAGIGDKIVVTVKDAIPSGGIKKGTVSKAVIVRTKSKLRRKDGSYIRFDDNAVVLLNNMDEPRGTRIFGPVARELRDKGYMKIISLAPEVL from the coding sequence ATGATACAGCAGGAATCCAGACTAAAAGTGGCGGATAATAGCGGAGCTAAAGAAGTGCTCTGCATCCGGGTGCTGGGCAACTCCGGACAAACCTACGCAGGTATTGGCGATAAAATTGTAGTAACCGTAAAAGACGCTATCCCCTCCGGAGGCATTAAAAAGGGAACCGTGTCTAAAGCTGTTATCGTGCGCACAAAAAGCAAACTTCGCAGAAAAGACGGATCCTACATTCGCTTTGATGACAATGCCGTTGTGCTGCTGAACAATATGGATGAGCCGAGAGGTACCCGTATCTTCGGCCCGGTAGCCCGGGAATTGCGTGATAAAGGCTATATGAAAATTATTTCCCTGGCACCGGAAGTGCTATAA
- the rplX gene encoding 50S ribosomal protein L24: MKTRFKPKFHIKKGDQVVVIAGDDKDRTRPRRVLAVYPDKERVLVEGVNIVTKHTKPSAQNPRGGIVKMEAPIHISNVMLWDSKAGAPTRISRSRDEEGKPVRISKKSGEIIK, from the coding sequence ATGAAAACGAGATTTAAACCAAAATTTCATATCAAAAAAGGCGACCAGGTAGTGGTTATCGCCGGCGATGATAAAGATAGAACTCGACCTCGTCGAGTACTGGCCGTGTATCCCGATAAGGAACGCGTGCTGGTGGAAGGCGTCAATATCGTCACCAAACACACGAAACCCAGTGCACAGAACCCGCGTGGAGGTATCGTTAAAATGGAAGCTCCTATTCATATCTCCAACGTCATGCTCTGGGACAGCAAAGCCGGAGCCCCTACCCGAATCAGTCGTTCGCGCGATGAAGAAGGCAAACCCGTGAGAATTTCGAAAAAATCTGGTGAAATCATTAAATAA
- the rplE gene encoding 50S ribosomal protein L5, which translates to MPRLQQKYRQEVVPALMEKFHYTSVMQVPRLLKICLNQGVNGAVNDKKLVDVAVEEMTRIAGQRAVPTLAKKDISNFKLRRNMPIGVRVTLRGVRMYEFLDRLISIALPRVRDFRGISEKSFDGRGNYTLGITEQIIFPEIDIDKVSKINGMDITFVTSAETDEEAYELLRLLGMPFRNINPKA; encoded by the coding sequence ATTCCCAGGCTCCAGCAAAAGTATCGCCAGGAAGTGGTACCCGCCCTGATGGAAAAATTCCATTATACCAGCGTAATGCAGGTACCCCGCCTGTTGAAAATATGTCTGAATCAGGGCGTGAACGGAGCCGTGAATGATAAAAAACTGGTCGACGTAGCTGTGGAAGAAATGACGCGTATTGCGGGGCAAAGAGCCGTACCCACGCTGGCTAAAAAAGATATCTCTAATTTCAAACTGCGCCGTAACATGCCTATTGGGGTGCGTGTTACCCTGCGCGGCGTACGCATGTATGAATTCCTCGATCGCCTGATATCCATTGCCCTGCCTCGCGTACGCGACTTCAGAGGTATCAGCGAAAAATCATTTGATGGCCGAGGAAACTATACCCTTGGCATCACCGAACAGATCATTTTCCCGGAAATCGATATCGATAAAGTAAGCAAGATCAACGGCATGGATATCACCTTCGTTACATCCGCTGAAACAGACGAAGAAGCATATGAACTATTGAGATTGCTGGGAATGCCATTCCGAAATATAAATCCAAAAGCCTGA
- the rpsN gene encoding 30S ribosomal protein S14 — protein MSKQSIIAREKKRERLVAKYAEKRAALKAAGDYKALDALPKNASPVRLRNRCQLTGRPRGYIRYFGISRIKFREMALEGKIPGVRKASW, from the coding sequence ATGTCAAAACAATCTATCATCGCCAGGGAAAAAAAGCGGGAACGGCTGGTAGCAAAATACGCTGAAAAACGAGCAGCCCTGAAAGCGGCAGGCGATTATAAGGCCTTAGATGCACTTCCGAAAAATGCTTCGCCTGTACGCCTCCGTAATCGCTGCCAGCTTACCGGTCGCCCCAGAGGCTATATCCGCTATTTTGGAATTTCCCGTATCAAATTCAGGGAAATGGCACTGGAAGGAAAAATTCCTGGGGTAAGAAAAGCATCATGGTAA
- the rpsH gene encoding 30S ribosomal protein S8, protein MMVTDPIADYLTRIRNAQLAGHRIVEIPASNLKKRMTEILYEKGYILKYKFEDDNKQGIIKIALKYDPQTRQPAIRMLERVSRPGLRRYAKPKDLPRVKNGLGIAIVSTSRGVMTDKEARAQHIGGEVLCVVY, encoded by the coding sequence ATGATGGTCACAGATCCCATAGCAGATTACCTGACACGCATCCGAAACGCCCAGCTGGCTGGTCATCGGATAGTGGAAATCCCGGCCTCCAACCTGAAAAAGCGGATGACCGAAATTCTGTACGAAAAAGGGTATATCCTGAAATATAAATTTGAGGACGACAACAAGCAGGGGATCATAAAAATCGCCCTGAAATATGATCCACAGACCCGCCAGCCGGCAATTCGTATGCTGGAAAGAGTAAGCCGGCCAGGACTTCGCCGATATGCCAAGCCTAAAGATTTGCCCAGAGTGAAAAACGGACTGGGCATAGCCATCGTCTCTACGTCGAGAGGTGTGATGACCGATAAAGAAGCCAGAGCTCAGCATATTGGTGGAGAAGTGCTGTGTGTCGTTTATTGA
- the rplF gene encoding 50S ribosomal protein L6 — MSRIAKIPVKIPAGVTVQVSPANEVTVKGPKGELSLAVDRDIQVLVQSGEIVVKRPTDQIRHKELHGTYRALLANMVKGVTEGFRKELELVGVGYRASAQGQLLDITVGYSHNILMEIPKEVKVKTEAEKGQNPKIILESPDKQLLGAVAAKIRSLRKPEPYKGKGIRYADEIVRRKAGKSAGK, encoded by the coding sequence ATGTCTCGTATAGCAAAAATACCGGTGAAGATTCCAGCAGGTGTTACCGTACAGGTTTCACCAGCTAATGAGGTGACCGTAAAAGGTCCAAAAGGAGAACTATCCCTTGCTGTAGATCGGGATATACAGGTGCTGGTGCAATCGGGAGAAATTGTGGTAAAACGACCCACCGATCAGATCCGGCATAAAGAGCTTCATGGCACTTACCGGGCACTGCTGGCCAATATGGTAAAAGGGGTTACCGAAGGATTTCGGAAAGAGCTTGAACTCGTGGGGGTAGGCTATCGGGCCAGCGCACAGGGACAACTGCTCGACATCACCGTGGGATATTCACACAATATCCTGATGGAAATCCCTAAAGAAGTAAAAGTAAAAACCGAAGCAGAAAAAGGGCAAAATCCGAAAATCATCCTGGAAAGCCCGGATAAGCAATTGTTAGGCGCGGTGGCCGCCAAAATCAGAAGCCTGCGGAAACCCGAGCCTTACAAGGGTAAGGGTATTCGCTATGCAGATGAGATCGTGCGCCGTAAGGCAGGTAAGAGCGCAGGTAAATAA
- the rplR gene encoding 50S ribosomal protein L18 — protein sequence MKKQLSRREKIHLRIRKRISGTATRPRLSVFRSNTSIYAQLIDDTTGHTLAAASSRDKAIAAQKGTKTEKSYLVGEALAKKALALGITRCVFDRGGYLYHGRVKALAEGARAAGLQF from the coding sequence ATGAAAAAACAGTTATCCAGACGAGAAAAGATTCATCTTCGTATTCGCAAACGGATTTCGGGCACAGCCACCCGACCCCGGCTGTCCGTATTTCGGAGCAATACTTCCATTTATGCACAGCTGATTGATGATACAACCGGCCATACCCTGGCTGCGGCTTCTTCACGCGATAAGGCCATAGCTGCTCAAAAGGGCACCAAAACGGAAAAGTCTTATTTGGTGGGAGAGGCCCTGGCAAAGAAAGCGCTGGCCCTGGGTATTACCCGATGCGTATTCGATCGGGGAGGTTACCTTTATCACGGCCGTGTGAAAGCACTGGCAGAAGGTGCACGTGCAGCGGGTTTACAGTTTTAA
- the rpsE gene encoding 30S ribosomal protein S5: MAKQHIQRVKAGDLELKEKVVAINRVTKTTKGGRNFSFSALVVVGNGKGVVGHGLGKAKEVQEAINKGIDDAKKNLIRVPIIHGTIPHEQFAKEGAAKVLIKPAAHGTGVIAGGSMRAVLESAGITDVLTKSLGSTNPHNVVKATFKALSMLREPIQVARDRHISLKKVFNG; the protein is encoded by the coding sequence ATGGCTAAACAACACATCCAACGGGTAAAAGCAGGCGATCTGGAATTAAAAGAAAAAGTGGTCGCCATTAATCGCGTTACCAAAACCACGAAAGGCGGAAGAAACTTCAGCTTTTCAGCACTGGTGGTGGTGGGCAACGGTAAAGGAGTGGTTGGCCACGGGCTGGGTAAAGCCAAGGAAGTCCAGGAAGCGATCAACAAGGGTATCGATGATGCGAAAAAAAATCTCATCCGTGTGCCCATCATACACGGTACTATTCCGCATGAGCAATTTGCTAAGGAAGGAGCTGCCAAAGTGCTTATCAAGCCTGCTGCTCATGGTACAGGTGTGATTGCTGGTGGTTCTATGCGCGCCGTACTCGAGAGTGCAGGTATCACGGATGTGCTCACCAAATCGCTGGGCTCAACCAATCCGCATAATGTAGTAAAAGCCACATTCAAGGCCCTGTCCATGCTCCGTGAGCCGATACAGGTGGCGCGTGATCGTCATATTTCTTTGAAAAAAGTATTTAACGGATAA
- the rpmD gene encoding 50S ribosomal protein L30, which yields MGKIKITQIRSAIDRPERQKKTLLALGLKKLHATVEHEATPQILGMIRKVQHLVSVQPISEVK from the coding sequence ATGGGAAAAATTAAAATCACGCAAATCAGAAGTGCGATAGATAGGCCGGAGCGTCAGAAAAAAACTTTGCTGGCATTAGGCCTGAAAAAACTGCATGCCACCGTGGAGCATGAAGCCACCCCTCAAATTCTGGGCATGATACGGAAGGTGCAGCACCTGGTTAGTGTGCAACCCATCAGTGAAGTGAAATAA
- the rplO gene encoding 50S ribosomal protein L15 yields MQLHTLKPAAGSVKKSKRLGRGEASGKGGTSTRGTKGHQSRSGYKTKKGHEGGQMPLHRRVPKRGFNHPEKQPYRIVNFNQVDGWVEKYGLGEISPAALQQAGLMKPNERLKILAKGNFTAKGLRFVAHAVSAQAQKAIAAAGCELQLIS; encoded by the coding sequence ATGCAATTACATACGCTAAAGCCTGCCGCCGGATCCGTAAAAAAATCCAAACGTCTGGGAAGAGGAGAAGCCTCTGGCAAGGGTGGAACCTCAACCAGAGGTACCAAGGGCCACCAATCTCGTTCGGGATATAAAACCAAAAAAGGACACGAGGGGGGTCAGATGCCCCTGCACCGCCGGGTGCCGAAACGAGGATTCAATCATCCGGAAAAACAACCCTACCGGATCGTGAACTTCAACCAGGTGGATGGATGGGTTGAAAAATATGGGTTAGGTGAGATTTCGCCTGCTGCATTACAACAGGCGGGGTTAATGAAACCTAACGAGCGCTTAAAAATTCTGGCTAAAGGCAACTTTACCGCGAAGGGGCTTCGATTTGTTGCTCATGCAGTAAGTGCACAGGCTCAAAAAGCTATTGCAGCCGCGGGGTGTGAATTACAGTTGATTTCCTGA
- the secY gene encoding preprotein translocase subunit SecY: protein MIETIRNIWSIEDLRKRILYTFGLIFVYRIGSFIILPGINPALLTLENAQKGLLGLFDMFAGGSFSRASIFALGIMPYISASIAMQLLTIAVPSFAKLQKEGESGQKRINQYTRWLTVVVTAFQALAYVTYLRQQSGAAILPQFSPFFFAFSTIVVLTAGTLFVMWLGEKITDKGIGNGASIIIEIGILARLPHALVAEFNAKNTSGGGGLLIFLIEIAFLVLVVMGLVVLVQGTRKVPVNYAKRIVGTRQIGGVRQFLPLKVNAAGVMPIIFAQAIMFIPMTVVGFTNPTSTTGGFIRALSDYTSFWYNLIYGFMVIIFTYFYTALIFNPTQIADEMKRNNGFIPGVKPGKPTAEFIGSIMDRITLPGAFFLAIVGILPGFAHALGVNTVFASFFGGTSLLIIVGVILDTLQQIESQLLMRHYDGLMKSGRIAGRTAQVTTT, encoded by the coding sequence ATGATCGAAACGATACGAAACATCTGGAGCATTGAGGATCTGCGTAAGCGCATCCTCTATACATTCGGACTTATTTTTGTTTATCGTATCGGTTCGTTTATCATTCTTCCTGGAATTAATCCAGCCTTACTTACACTTGAGAATGCACAGAAAGGCCTGTTGGGTTTATTTGATATGTTTGCTGGAGGTTCGTTCAGCAGGGCTTCCATCTTCGCACTGGGAATCATGCCCTATATTTCGGCCTCTATTGCCATGCAATTGCTTACCATTGCCGTGCCCTCCTTTGCGAAATTGCAAAAAGAAGGAGAAAGCGGTCAGAAGCGTATCAATCAATATACCCGCTGGCTTACGGTGGTTGTGACCGCTTTTCAAGCACTGGCCTATGTCACTTATTTAAGGCAACAATCTGGTGCCGCGATTCTTCCTCAATTCAGTCCATTCTTTTTTGCTTTCTCGACTATTGTGGTGCTCACAGCAGGAACCCTGTTCGTGATGTGGTTGGGTGAAAAAATCACCGATAAAGGTATAGGCAACGGGGCATCGATCATCATTGAAATCGGTATTCTGGCTCGTTTGCCACATGCTCTTGTGGCAGAGTTCAATGCAAAAAATACATCTGGTGGCGGTGGGTTGTTGATTTTTCTGATTGAAATTGCTTTTCTGGTACTGGTGGTGATGGGCCTGGTCGTGCTGGTCCAGGGCACCCGAAAGGTTCCGGTAAATTATGCAAAACGTATTGTCGGCACGCGGCAAATTGGTGGTGTACGCCAGTTCTTACCCCTGAAAGTAAATGCAGCCGGCGTGATGCCCATCATCTTCGCCCAGGCCATTATGTTCATACCCATGACTGTGGTTGGATTTACCAATCCTACCAGTACTACGGGTGGTTTTATCCGCGCTTTAAGCGATTATACCTCATTCTGGTATAACCTTATTTATGGCTTCATGGTGATTATCTTCACCTATTTCTACACTGCGCTCATTTTTAATCCTACCCAGATTGCGGATGAAATGAAGCGCAACAATGGCTTTATACCGGGTGTAAAACCTGGCAAACCTACAGCCGAATTTATCGGAAGCATTATGGATCGCATTACTTTGCCGGGGGCCTTTTTCCTGGCCATTGTAGGCATATTGCCCGGCTTTGCCCACGCCCTGGGCGTAAATACGGTATTTGCCAGTTTCTTTGGAGGTACTTCACTGCTTATCATCGTGGGGGTAATTCTGGACACCTTGCAGCAGATTGAAAGCCAGCTCTTGATGCGCCATTACGACGGCTTGATGAAATCTGGACGAATTGCCGGGCGCACCGCTCAAGTGACAACAACCTGA
- the map gene encoding type I methionyl aminopeptidase — MIVYKSEEEIDRIRKSARLVSLTLAEIARHLKPGMATREIDLLAEAYIREQGAIPSFKNYQGYPASCCVSVNDRVVHGIPDAYKLREGDIVSVDCGVLLDGFHGDSAYTFAIGRVDEAVLALMAATKTALYRGIEQAIAGNRVGDIAFAIQQYTEKQRGYGVVRELVGHGVGRELHEEPQVPNYGKRGTGVVLREGLVIAIEPMINLGTRKIYYLDDGWTVVTQDHKPSAHYEHTIVVRKKKAEILSDFSIVEEAEQNNPALNTDYYRWVGEHEAVEH; from the coding sequence ATGATAGTTTACAAATCAGAAGAAGAAATTGATCGCATCAGGAAGAGCGCCAGATTGGTTTCTCTAACCCTTGCCGAAATCGCCCGTCACCTCAAACCAGGCATGGCCACCCGGGAAATAGATTTGCTTGCTGAGGCTTATATCCGCGAACAAGGTGCTATTCCGTCATTCAAAAACTATCAGGGATATCCTGCCAGCTGCTGTGTATCTGTAAATGATCGTGTTGTGCATGGTATCCCCGACGCGTACAAGCTCCGGGAAGGCGATATCGTATCCGTAGATTGTGGAGTGCTGCTGGATGGATTTCATGGCGATAGTGCCTATACCTTCGCTATCGGTCGGGTTGATGAAGCCGTGCTGGCCCTTATGGCCGCCACCAAAACAGCCCTTTACAGAGGCATTGAGCAGGCTATTGCGGGCAATCGGGTGGGCGATATCGCCTTTGCGATACAGCAATATACCGAAAAGCAGCGGGGCTATGGAGTGGTGCGTGAGCTGGTGGGACACGGAGTGGGCAGAGAATTGCATGAAGAACCTCAGGTGCCCAATTACGGAAAACGGGGAACGGGCGTTGTGCTTCGGGAAGGATTGGTCATTGCTATTGAACCTATGATTAACCTCGGTACGCGGAAAATCTATTACCTCGACGACGGATGGACCGTAGTCACACAGGATCATAAACCTTCGGCACATTATGAACATACCATTGTCGTGAGAAAGAAAAAAGCTGAAATCCTTTCCGATTTCAGTATTGTGGAAGAAGCCGAGCAAAACAATCCGGCACTCAATACCGATTATTACCGCTGGGTTGGCGAACATGAGGCGGTGGAGCATTGA
- the infA gene encoding translation initiation factor IF-1, with translation MAKQALIKQDGVIVEALSNAMFRVRLENGHEIIATISGKMRMHYIKILPGDKVGVEMSPYDLSRGRIIFRYK, from the coding sequence ATGGCCAAACAAGCACTCATCAAACAAGACGGAGTTATTGTGGAAGCTTTATCCAATGCCATGTTCAGGGTGAGGCTTGAAAATGGGCATGAAATTATTGCTACCATTTCCGGGAAAATGCGTATGCATTATATTAAAATTTTGCCCGGTGACAAGGTGGGGGTGGAAATGAGCCCGTACGACTTGAGTAGAGGACGAATCATATTTCGATACAAATAA
- the ykgO gene encoding type B 50S ribosomal protein L36 encodes MKVRASIKKRSADCKIVRRKGKLYVINKKNPRFKQRQG; translated from the coding sequence ATGAAAGTGAGAGCATCTATCAAAAAGCGGAGTGCCGACTGCAAAATTGTGCGTCGGAAAGGCAAACTTTATGTCATCAATAAAAAGAATCCACGCTTCAAACAGAGACAAGGATAA
- the rpsM gene encoding 30S ribosomal protein S13, translated as MARIAGIDLPRNKSGEIGLTYIYGIGRSTARYILDKAGIDPQKKVKDWNDEELTQIRTIINNEIKVEGALRSEVQLNIKRLLDIGCYRGLRHRKGLPVRGQRTRTNARTRKGRRKTVAGKKKAPKK; from the coding sequence ATGGCACGTATAGCAGGTATAGATTTACCCCGGAATAAGAGCGGAGAAATTGGCTTAACCTACATCTACGGCATTGGTCGCTCCACGGCTCGTTATATCTTAGACAAAGCCGGCATAGACCCTCAGAAAAAAGTCAAAGACTGGAACGACGAAGAGCTTACCCAGATCCGAACCATCATCAATAATGAAATTAAAGTTGAAGGTGCTTTGCGTTCTGAAGTGCAGCTTAATATCAAGCGATTGCTGGATATCGGTTGCTATCGAGGCTTGAGGCATAGAAAGGGTTTACCGGTCAGAGGGCAACGCACCCGTACCAACGCCCGTACCCGGAAAGGAAGAAGGAAAACCGTTGCCGGTAAGAAGAAAGCACCCAAGAAATAA
- the rpsK gene encoding 30S ribosomal protein S11: MAKSTSSSAKTARKRVVKVDPYGDVHILASFNNIIISITNKQGQVISWSSAGKMGFRGSKKNTPYAAQLAAQDAAKAAVDAGLKKADVYVKGPGAGRESAIRAIASAGIEINTIKDVTPLPHNGCRPPKKRRV, encoded by the coding sequence ATGGCCAAATCAACATCGAGCAGTGCAAAAACAGCCCGCAAAAGGGTGGTAAAGGTAGATCCCTATGGGGATGTCCATATTTTAGCCAGTTTCAATAACATCATCATTAGCATCACCAACAAACAAGGTCAGGTCATCTCCTGGTCGTCGGCCGGAAAAATGGGATTTCGGGGATCGAAAAAGAATACGCCCTATGCGGCGCAGCTGGCTGCCCAGGATGCAGCGAAAGCAGCCGTTGATGCCGGATTGAAAAAAGCCGACGTATATGTAAAAGGCCCCGGAGCAGGCCGTGAAAGTGCCATCCGGGCGATTGCCAGCGCTGGCATAGAAATCAATACCATTAAAGATGTGACTCCACTACCCCATAACGGATGCAGGCCACCCAAAAAGAGAAGGGTGTAG
- the rpsD gene encoding 30S ribosomal protein S4: MARYTGPKTRICRIFGEPILGNGKYLTKNSLPPGQHGAARKRKQLGEYALQLREKQKAKYTYGVLERQFKKLFYEASRQKGVTGETLMKLLEARLDNTVYRLGLAPSRPAARQLVSHKHITVNGHIVNIPSYQLKPGDIIGLKPKSAANSAITSNFRGKNPKFTWLDWNEKEMKGTFLSYPERDMIPENIKEQLIVELYSK; this comes from the coding sequence ATGGCAAGATATACGGGTCCAAAAACAAGAATTTGCAGAATATTCGGCGAGCCCATTCTGGGTAACGGTAAATATTTAACCAAGAACAGTCTTCCTCCCGGCCAGCATGGCGCGGCTCGCAAGCGTAAGCAGCTGGGTGAGTATGCCCTGCAGCTCCGGGAAAAACAGAAAGCCAAATATACCTATGGCGTGCTGGAACGCCAATTTAAAAAGCTATTCTATGAAGCCAGTCGCCAGAAAGGCGTTACCGGCGAAACCCTGATGAAATTACTGGAGGCCCGACTGGATAATACCGTATATCGTCTTGGCCTGGCCCCCAGTCGTCCGGCAGCCCGTCAACTCGTTTCACACAAACATATTACAGTCAACGGGCATATCGTAAACATTCCTTCATACCAGCTTAAACCAGGCGATATCATTGGCCTGAAACCTAAATCGGCCGCCAACTCAGCAATCACCAGTAACTTCAGAGGTAAAAATCCAAAATTCACCTGGCTTGACTGGAATGAAAAAGAAATGAAAGGCACATTCCTCAGTTATCCGGAACGGGATATGATTCCGGAAAACATTAAAGAACAACTGATCGTTGAATTGTATTCCAAATAA